In Flavobacterium sp. CS20, a single window of DNA contains:
- the tnpB gene encoding IS66 family insertion sequence element accessory protein TnpB (TnpB, as the term is used for proteins encoded by IS66 family insertion elements, is considered an accessory protein, since TnpC, encoded by a neighboring gene, is a DDE family transposase.): MLTLHDTLKFELYLEPTDMRKSFDSLSGIVKTELKANPTSGTAYLFVNKLRNKIKILHWRTGGFILYYKRLEKGTFTLPDYEKSVRSIILDYAQLVLLFDGITIGNLTQKEQQKAV; this comes from the coding sequence ATGTTAACATTACATGACACACTCAAATTTGAGTTATACTTAGAACCAACCGACATGCGAAAGAGTTTTGACAGCCTATCAGGTATTGTAAAAACAGAACTTAAAGCAAACCCAACTAGTGGAACAGCTTATTTGTTTGTCAACAAGCTACGCAATAAGATAAAGATTTTGCACTGGCGTACTGGTGGCTTTATATTGTATTACAAACGACTTGAAAAAGGAACTTTTACACTTCCTGATTATGAAAAATCTGTGCGAAGTATCATTTTAGATTATGCTCAATTAGTCTTACTTTTTGATGGCATAACCATAGGAAATTTAACACAAAAAGAACAACAAAAAGCTGTATAA
- a CDS encoding HpaII family restriction endonuclease, giving the protein MNSSEFSHLTDLVTKTANKNPLNFDIKNEHKFYEYKIKRFLTDVALGMMPSQVWTGQYDATGGYLIVKENGDVLCYHIYNRNEFENYLLNNTKLDTASSSRHGFGKIYKENRELFFKLNLLIRLYPTD; this is encoded by the coding sequence CTGAATTCAAGTGAGTTTTCGCATTTGACCGATTTAGTAACCAAAACTGCAAATAAAAATCCATTAAACTTCGACATTAAAAACGAACATAAGTTTTACGAATACAAAATAAAACGCTTCCTGACTGATGTTGCACTTGGAATGATGCCATCACAAGTTTGGACAGGACAATATGATGCAACAGGTGGATATTTAATTGTCAAAGAAAATGGAGATGTTTTGTGTTATCATATTTATAACAGAAACGAATTTGAGAATTACTTGCTAAATAATACAAAACTCGACACTGCAAGTTCTTCTCGACACGGATTTGGAAAAATTTATAAAGAAAACAGAGAGCTATTTTTTAAACTGAATTTACTAATTAGGTTGTATCCCACCGACTAA